Genomic segment of Sarcophilus harrisii chromosome 4, mSarHar1.11, whole genome shotgun sequence:
tacataactCTAAATTAGAAACCTCACTGCTTCATGGCAGTTGGTTTGCTATTGCTTCCAATTTTGTTaggttttcattttatattaaaattttttatgatcCATTTAGACAGGAATTACCTGAAGCAGTCCATGTGTAGCTAGGACACAATTTTATAGGTTTGATTGTGTGCAATTATATGTCCACAGAATTACTTAGAggaatatatatttgaattatgtgggctttaaatttaaaacaagatTTCCCATATAGCTgagtatttgcatttttctattcaCTGAGATCAGACCCCTTTATACCCAGGAGGCTGCAGGGTTTGGATTCACCTGCATGCACACACTAAGCCATAGCATCTTATCTGTATCTTTGATTATCCAGTTAGAAAGGTATACACATGGAATTTCTCttagtccttttaaaaaaatacttgaaatttcAAAAATGGTAATAATTTTGTAGTGCTCATTTATATGGTAAAAACTATCTGGATTTGACCGTTAGGGtatctttctttgtgtttttataGGATCTGGATGTGAAGGCTGGTGGAGGCTGTGTAATGACCATTGGGGAAATGCTTCGTTCTTTTCTTACCAAATTAGAGTGGTTTTCTACCTTATTTCCAAGAATTCCTGTTCCAGTTCAGAAAAATATTGATCAACAAATTAAAACAAGACCTAGAAAAATCAAgaaggatgggaaggaaggaattgaAGAAATAGACCGACATACTGAACGTAGACGTTCAAGGTATATGCttatttaggaaattatttttattcttttaatttagtaGGTTGACTAGCTAGTAAAGTAAAATACctgtaaagtaaaaataaacatatctGTTTTCATGACTAATTTATTCAATTAGAAACGTATTactttttaaactcatttccttAAAGTTATCTTATAGTGTATTTTAAGGAGCAGAGTAACTTTTTTGTGGCTttgaatatgaataaacaaatacCTTTATGCAGCTTTTCCTAAAAAATGTAGTTTTGAGTATATTGAAAGAgcttaatatttaaagaaactatATGGTGaatgttttaagtatttttaatagtttatacAATGCACCTTTATATCTTTTCAAACTGTTAGATCACCAAGAAGGTCACTGAGTCCAAGAAGATCTCCAAGAAGATCTAGAAGTAGAAGCCATCATCGAGAAGGTCATGGTTCTTCTAGTTTTGACAGAGAattagaaagagagaaggaacgACAGCGATTGGAACGTGAGGccaaggagagggaaaaagaaagacgAAGGTCCCGAAGCATTGATCGCGGGTTAGAGCGCAGACGGAGCAGGAGCAGGGAGAGGCATAGAAGTCGCAGTCGGAGCCGTGACAGAAAGGGAGATAGGAGGGACAGAGATCgtgaaaaagagaatgagagaggccGAAGAAGAGACCGTGATTATGACAAAGAAAGAggcaatgaaagagaaaaagagagggaaaggtcAAGGGAACGAAGAAGTAGGAGTGaggtagaagaaaagaagcataaagaggacaaagatgaaaagaagcaTAGGGATGACAAAAAAGAttccaaaaaggagaaaaaacatagTAGAAGTAGAAGCAGGGAAAGAAAACATCGAAGTAGAAGCCGGAGTAGAAATACAGGAAAACGCAGTCGAAGCCGGAGCAAAGAAAAGTCAAGTAAACATAAAAATGAgagtaaagaaaaatcaaataaacgaAGCAGAAGTGGCAGTCGAGGAAGAACTGGCAGTGTTGAGAAGTCAAGAAAACGGGAACACAGTCCCAGCAAAGAAAAATCCCGAAAACGGAGCAGAAGCAAAGAGCGATCTCACAAACGAGAGCACAGTGATGGCAAGGACCAGTCTGATAAACAGGATCGCCGGAGGAGCCAGAGTACAGAGCGTGAGAGCCAAGAAAAGCAGCATAAAAACAAAGATGAGACTGTGTGaagttttttgttctttcttttctttttctttttctttttctttttctttttctttttctttttcttttttttttggtttattttgtaaaAGTGGATCACATTGAATCCTATAAATGTTTGATTAAATCctgcttatttttcttccttaaagttGAGATTGTGCAGTAGTTACGCACTTTTCAACCTCCCTATATATAGGCTGCAgattttcatttcccattttgtGTAGGGAAGtgcctttgtaatcccatttatTGCATTGACTTTCCATCCGTTTGTTGAGTTTAATTCATGATGCAACGATTGTTCTTGCATTTTTATTGTTTGGTTGTTTCTGAAATGTACAGTCTGTACATATGTCCTGAAAATGTTTTAATTCCTTTGGCATGGTTGCCATGTTGGTTAAATTTGTATAAGGCAATAAACTGCCACTAATTCTACTTTTGTTTTGTAGATGTGGGATTATGGTTTCTGTACTGAAGTTAGCATGGCTGTGCTTTGCATAATAGGAACTGAAGACTTTCAGGATGAGTCTTGAATGtgtattataacatatttatgtGCATACATTGTACATAAAGGCTaggattaacttttttttgttcgTTGTATCTTACCTTGGAAagctcttttaaaatgtattgcaTTTAGATTCCCAACAAAGTTACCTTTAGTGTGAATTTTTGAGAGGTTATCAATTTCTGATGCAGGGGTTTAAATAAGGCTGCAATTTATTCAATAGTCCCTTTTATATTGGTACCTCAAAGGGACACTGTTAGTAAGCCTGGACTTTATTCAcctagttttttttctcttttttttaattcctttgcaATTTTTCATGTCTgtaaccatttttcttttctttaatgcagtctcagttttttgtttttttgttttgttttttaatactgAAGGAAAAATCAATGCCAGCAGCCTAGCATTCTTGCAGCAACCCTACACTAACCTATATGAGATGAGAGGGAGGGACAACCTGGTAAAGAAACAGATTCAAGCCTCAAGcttccaaagcatttttataaatggaaaagtaTTTAAATTATGAGATATCTTGATAGTGTcgttttttaaaagtcataacatgtttttttttttttttttatcaatactGACGATTGCTGTTTGAGTTTGAGGACTTCATCTAGAAGACAGAAGTATTAAAGTAATGCTATAATGCATTATTAAAGAATCATCagtcagcaaattatttaataggCTGTTCTTATGACATGTATACTGATTGAGGAGAACCATCATGAGTCTGGAATAAACACTGGATTAAATCCTTTATCCTGGGTGTTGACTTTTCCCCCATCTGTTTTCACAAACATTCAAATGAGGATTTGTTATGGTGGATCATTGTGAAActtaaaaagaagtaaacatttaCCTTTCTACAGTTTAGTAACCTTGTGCTAACCAGATATGATGGCAAAAGAATGAGTGCACACATGACTAAAAgcttgaaatattatttgttatatattagcCTATTCACAAAtccaaactaaagcagctgttggAGTTATGAATTATAATAGGAGGGTGCATAGTATATTACTCCTTgactttgttcctttctttttcctctctataCCCTCCTATATATTTTTCAACTGTACACATATTTGCTATCTTATctcctgctcccccccccccaaaaaaaaaagcccagtttttttgttatttacaaTCTATAGTTTGTCCCTGGCTTTAAGAAGCCAAAGTAGTAGTAAAGTAGcagattttaaaattacaaattaaaaattcttatgaTTCAATTTGATaaggtatatatataaaattttgtgaaaagtgttaGATAACAGACACTGAGAAAGTAAGACAAAGTATATGTGATTAGATTAGACTAGTCAAATAATTATGGTCTGTGAATTGGCTAAGTATTCCAATTTTTAGATTTACACCATCCAACCTTGAATACATCTTGTATCAttactggaaaataattttctgataTATTTAAGGATGAATGACAGACAATatcttcagtcatgtccaacttgtATAATTGGTAAGCTTGTATATAGTGTTTTGTACTAGTTCACATTAAGCAATTTTTCTAcgttctattttaattttattgactgTGATATAACTAGTGCTGTTTTCACTATGGTAACTAATGGGAAGAGCACGGAATCTCGCATAGAAAACCTGGATTTTAGGCCCACTGTGAGACTTGAACAagttaaatctctttgggatcctttttttttttttttaaagccgaTGGAGGTCACTGGATCAGATTTAAACACCTTTATCATTTTGTGCATGTATATAATGATAAAGAATCAAGTGATTCAGACATTTTGGATATCTACCCAAAAATGTCATTCCAGCCATCTCGGCTAAGGTTAAGAATCAGTTGCTAATCTGTTGACCCAAGATGGATAATCTGAGTTAAGCATTTTCACCGGAATCTGGAGCAAATTTCTGCcattttcctgtacaaaaagtAAGATGGCAAAGTTGTTATAGTGAGCTCCAAATATTTTGAATTGGGTAGATGGCAATACCATtcagaaaagaatttctttttgttaggATCAATTTTTAGaagttgtgtttttgttttttcctgtagACTATAGAGTGTATGCTTTTCTGTTAGATTTTAGAATTCTTCAGGTTGGTGATAAAGTGAGGAACGGGAAATTTGAAAGAGCAAGGTGGGAAAGAAAGCTAATATtgatgttatgaaagaaaaaatgagtgaaataaaAGGTTTGAACTAGAGTAATTGTAGCAGCCTGAAAAAATTATGGTTCTAAGCATTTTACTCTCCAGTATCATATCTTTAGAATATGTAAGTTGCCAGGCTAATTTTGGATAATATGCATCAATTGTGAATTGAAAGGCCCAATAAGAATATTGTAGATATTCAGTAATCACATTTGTTAACTATAGGTAAAGATCCAAAGTCTTAAAGGTATAAGACATACAAGTAGAGAAGCCTCTTGTTGGCAtgaagttggggggaggggaggatttaGCATGTCTAAATTTTGGTGCtacttttggattttatttgaTTCAAGCATTGTAAGTGAGTAAGTAGATAATGAAATGTAGAATTTAAATTTGGGCTAATAAGGACAAGAAAGTTCCCACTAGTTTTTGTGTGTTTCTCTTTGGTTTAGtgtaattttaaaagtcataatcAATGACCGTTTATTAGgcgcctattatgtgccagtatTGAACCTTCAGTATTCTTTGAAGGAAATGATCAATTTTTGTCCTGTACATTTAAATAATGCTAGTTATTTCATACCGTGTAGTTATGATTCATATTCTTAAGAGTAGTTTCCAGAAAGACTGGGGAAAAAATGTAGTTGTAAAAGtactttttcatttctcagtCCTTTTCCTGCCTCCTTTAGGGATTTTCTATCATATGACTTAAGCCCATCTCACATTCTCAAATAACTTGTTGCAAATTGAGTTTTCATCTCTTTGGAAAATGTTAATCTTGCAATTAAATTCCCTTTGTGCGTTAGTGTATCAAAATATTGTCATAAGATATGTTGAGTGTTACCCTTTTTAGTAGTATATAAGTTTGTGGTTTAGCCCCTTTAGGGGGTTTTCTGCATTGTTTCTCATTAAAGGGTTTTTCACCTGTgattagaaatatttataaatatcactGAATTAGCAGCAgtaaaaatgaaactttaaagaTGGACAATGAAGTACAATTAACTATAAATGCCAGATATATTTTGCCTGAGGAActcaaatataattttccttattcttGAAGACATAGTGGTAGACAAATTGACACAGGACATACGTACGTAGCCACTTGGACATGATTCCATATGACAAAGTATTCTAGATTAAGAATTGATTAttagatttaatgaaatatatgatCATTTATATTTTGCCTGGAAAGACATTTTTAAACTTGGGTTTTAAGATCTCTATCCAGAGGTCAGCATCACTTGAAATAACAAAACTAACTAGCTTCCCCACCATGCTCACCTCACTGAACTTTAATCTTCCAAACTGAGTTGCATCTCCTCTAAAATGCCAGGGGTAACCTTTTTGAACTTGTTTATTCTAGCCTTGCTCAGTGGTaagaaagggtttttttgtttagttttttaagGCTTTCttcttcaacaagcatttagaaaGTGCCTATTCATGTCAGCACTGTCCTAATCCTGGTGCTATAATGGCACAAAATACAATCCCCTGTCTATGTGAAGGCCaaagttaaaatactatttttcaaaaAGGTTTTGAGTAGATTACAAGTTCTATGGAACTTGAACAAAATCAAGCCTGTTGTTCACTAATTTATGTTCAAAATGAACCATTCCATGGCCTCCCATGTCTTATGatactttcttttaatttctgaaaTTGAATATCTCTTTACTGCTCAACTTTATCTTGTCTGATCTTTCCTATGTGAAAACAGTTTCCTTGGTTCTGTTGTTCCTTGACCCATCTCACTTTGAttgccagttttttttaaagaaatttatgtaCATAGTGCCTCTAATTCTAAAAGCTTTTATTGTCATCTAATAGCTGCTATTGATTGCTTAATCCATTTTCATACTTTTTCTGGATTTCTCTTGGATTTTTATCTCTGCAGCTTTGGTTCCCTGTCATTTCTCCACACCACCCAATTCTGTCATGTccaatttttatatattcatcttGATGATCATTTCCATGGCTTTAGTCATCATTAATAGGCTGCAATTTATTAATGGCTAATAAAGACTTGGTTGGGATGTTCTGAATTTTTAGCTGATGCAAAGGTGGAAGAAGAGACTAGTCAATatagatctaaaaattataagaTCTAAAAATCTTGATTCTCAGATTAAATGTTACCATGGAGTTTTAGGAAAAACTGATGTCTTGCACTGGTTTAAAAGTGAAGTACAAGATAAGGAAAATTTTGTTAGGTAATTCCTTTGAAAAAGTTAGGGGTTTTGatggaatgtaattttttaacatGAACAGTGCATATGACAAAGAAGGTGTTGGTCCTGTACTTAGATTACCTATATTAAACACATTGAGATTATTTTCATCTCTATGAACCACCATTTGAGGACTTTGATAAACTGACAGCATCCAAGGGTAAGACAGTGAAGGGCTTTCGGACTATACATAAAGAGTGATTAAagattggttgaaggaattgGAGATGAAAGACCTGGTACCTTTCAGGGGCTATCTTGGCTACCTACATTGCTATACGATGTAGATACGAAAAATTAAAATCTGCTCTTGAATTTGCAAAAAGactagatttgttttgcttattgtCAGAGGGCACAATTAAAATTGGTGGATCCTTAGATCTTTGAtaaccttagaggccatctaagcCAAACCCATTATTTCACAGTTGCACAAATGTGAAATAACTTTCCAAAGGTTTCACAAATAGATGGCAGAGCTGagttttgaactcgggtccttcaaTGCTCCATATTTAATGTTTCAAATTGCACCACACTGCAAGTTGCAGACAAATATGACAGCAAAAGTTTCCAACAAGTAATACTATCTAAAAGTAAAATGGACTGCTGGGAGTTAATAGGTTATCACTGGTAGTCTTCAAGGGATTATAGGATGACCACTTGGATCTCTTAGAAAGTTTTGTTAGGTGTGTTTTGTTCTAGATGTTTTTCTGAGGTTCTTTTATCTCTGACATAAGTGACTCCTAAGTTTAGATCTATCTTTAACATTACACATACACATGCTTAAATATGATAGCTaatatgctttttaaagtttggaaaacTGCCAATATCATTTGAGCTACACAGACTTGAAAGATACTACTTATCctgatcctcattttatagataacctCTGAGTATCAGTTTCCATAAACAATTTACAGTTTAGAGGACCAAATGTTCCTTATTCTAATCC
This window contains:
- the PRPF38B gene encoding pre-mRNA-splicing factor 38B is translated as MANNSPALTGSNSQPPPQHQAAAAAAQQQQQQCGGGGGGAIKPAASGKQGNVLPLWGNEKTMNLNPMILTNILSSPYFKVQLYELKTYHEVVDEIYFKVTHVEPWEKGSRKTAGQTGMCGGVRGVGTGGIVSTAFCLLYKLFTLKLTRKQVMGLITHTDSPYIRALGFMYIRYTQPPTDLWDWFESFLDDEEDLDVKAGGGCVMTIGEMLRSFLTKLEWFSTLFPRIPVPVQKNIDQQIKTRPRKIKKDGKEGIEEIDRHTERRRSRSPRRSLSPRRSPRRSRSRSHHREGHGSSSFDRELEREKERQRLEREAKEREKERRRSRSIDRGLERRRSRSRERHRSRSRSRDRKGDRRDRDREKENERGRRRDRDYDKERGNEREKERERSRERRSRSEVEEKKHKEDKDEKKHRDDKKDSKKEKKHSRSRSRERKHRSRSRSRNTGKRSRSRSKEKSSKHKNESKEKSNKRSRSGSRGRTGSVEKSRKREHSPSKEKSRKRSRSKERSHKREHSDGKDQSDKQDRRRSQSTERESQEKQHKNKDETV